The sequence GATGTAGGGAAAAGGAAAATAGATTAGGGAAAAATTACATTCCAAATATATAGTCAGCTGCACACCTAGTGAATGTAGGTGAAAATGACTTTCATGTTtatataaaggtgaaaaaaaagcaACAGCCCTGAAATTACAATTATACTTATATTGTAGAAAGGGAGAGTCTGACTCCTTGCTCCAATACATTGCATTTTGAAATCACAAATGTTGAGGCTCTCTCCTTATAGTGGATTACTAGCCAAAGATCAGCATGCACCATACATAAATACTATAAACGGTATCTTAATATTAAACACAATTTTAAAAATTACAGTTGTTTTGTTGAATCATTAAACACTCTATAAGACATCTCGTACGACAGAGGGCGCCATTTATTTTAGAGTCAGGCAACTGACAAATTTTCCCGTCATCCAACGCACATGTAGCTTACCCGAGTGACCTCAGATTGTCGCAGGACCAATGCACGCCTCTTCTGTCCAACATTTATGCAAGCCGGGGCAAAAGCAATAATTAAACGATAAAACGTTAAATTACTGATTCACCTTTCCACCGATTGAGGTACATTTTGAGTTGCTAATCACACCAGCTGGTAAGAGGCGCGAGAACAGTTTCCCATGGCTGGAATCGAGGAGCTATCACCGGCTGTGGGCCCAGTCGATACCCGGCCCCCAGAAGGCGAGATCGACGAAGATGAAGATGAGGAGGTATTGATGAATGGCAACTTGACACATGTCACCCCGTAACTGTCATGAACGATCATACatacaatttaatttgaatgGCTATGCCTATTTAGCTAGTTACATCTGAGGGTCAGTCGTTATGCTAGTAATTGCTCACCGGTGTTAGcatggtagctagctagcgaactatCACGTGCACAACTAGGATAGCTGTTTTACATGTAACGTTACCTGTACTGTAATTGGCTGTACTTTAAATGTAACTCCATAAACAAATCTAAACAAGATAACTAAGCTAGAAGTCCCATGGTGGGGGCACATACATTGTAGGAATTGTCTAAAACTGTAATTTGTCATTCAGTAATCTGAAGGTTTTCAATAATAGTTAGTACCTCAACAGAGCTGGTTACTTTTTGGACTTGAAAATCCTTAATTAATGTAGTTACTATATACCTCCATTCTCCGTTGGGTCTAAAATAAGCATGTTATCAGTGTTGTAGTAACTTGTCTCCCTCCCCTCAGCTGGATGAGACTTTTATTGAGAGGCTGTGGGGTTTGACTGAGATGTTCCCTGATACACTGCGTTCTGCGGCTGAGGTGACCGTATCAAGCTCAGTCACGATGGCCAAGAAGCTGTACAGGTGAGCGTTCTCCTGAAAACTACAGTAGAGAGGTTTCAGACGTTATCTCATCATGTCTGTTTGTTATTTAACCCCCACCTTTCCCTCTCATCTCACCTCCTGTCGCCATGTCTCTTCCAGTTTCTCCCGCGCTGCCCTGTGGGTGGGCACTACCTCGTTCATGATCCTGGTTCTTCCGGTGGTGTTTGAGACTGAGAGACTacagctggagcagcagcagctacaGCAGCAGAGACAGGTACTGTACTATCCCACTGAGAGACCATATTCAGTTCCAAATACACCACTAGCCTCTACCACTATGTCCTAGCTAGGCTCTTGTTCTTCAGAAATTAAAGCAATATGGCTAAAGGTATTAGCATTTCAGACAGTAAGGTGGATATATAATCATATAGCCTATACCTATCCTATACTTTTCAATCTACGTGAAAAGCCTTTGGGGCTTTGATTTGGAATTGGGTAAATCATTATTTCGTTATGTCAGAATCTGCGGTGTTGTCAATTAATAAATTAACTAATGTTTTTGTAATGCCCCTTCCTTGTGTAGATCCTGTTGGGACCCAACGCAGGGATGTCAGGTGGGATGCCAGGGATGATGCCTCCCGCTCCAGTGAAAATGTGATGAAGATGTCACTCAAACAGCCTTAGAGCTTTAACCAACGAGGGGAAAGGGGAGGCtcggaaggagagagagagacaaagaagagggaggaagagaataCAAAGCTGCATCTGGTCAGCACACATGCTCATTCCAACATCCAGGATTGGTCATTTaaggaggttagaggaggaggaggatgatgtcaCGTCCTGGGTGTTGCAATAATGAACGtccctctcgctgtctctcttacTCAACATCCTGCAGAGACTGACTTCTGAGCACTGTCCTTTTAAttcatttctttttttatatgTATAGCGATATAAATATGTATGTGTTCCACAGAGTTTGGACCAGGTAGATAATTGAAGAAATTGGGATATTAGTGCGGTTATAAGAGGTTACCAAGAGTGTGTGTGGTCTGAAGAACAATGTTTTAATGTGGGTGTGTAGCTACATTTGGCCTCAACTATTGTTACCTGCTTGGTTTGGGAATGTGTTCATTCCACTTGTAAGTGGGAAAATCATGGTAGACTAGACATGACTGTCATCATAGATCTGTCATATTCAGTCACAGCTGGTCATTGAGATCGATCTAGTCTGCTGATTTTCGTTGTACCTCTACATCAAGAACAGGCTTACACTAGAGAAGCCAGGTAAGGTGACCATGCCCATTGAGTTGGTGACTTCTTGGAATATGCATCTACTCAGATGCAACAAAAGCCAGCAGGCCAGAAGACTCTGCAAAGACTAAGCCATAGATAGGGTATTATAGTGTTCTTTGTTGTGAGTGTTAAAATTCCCATTGAACAACTGCACAGGGATACCCAATTGAAAAAGTGTTCCTGATCAGAGAATGTCACGTGTTGCTTGAGTCTTGATTTCATTTGGGCATTAAAGCCAATCTATCACAAAATATGCATCACAAAAAGTATATTTTGTTAAGATTCAAACAGCAGTttccctacatacagtataaaTCTGTAAATATATTATGTCAATGTACACATAGTCCTGTCAGGCCTGAGAGAATGTCAGTTACTTTTCTCTGTTATCACTCCCTATGGAATGTATGGTCTCTTACCTCAGCTTCCAGAGCTAATTCTACGTCTGTGTTTTCGACATGATTGCAGGAATAAAAACACCAACGAAATGGACATTAACGTGTGCTGCTTTGCCTCCTTTACAGTTAACTTGTTTGAAATGATTTACATGTACCTGACTTTCCTCTGAGACATTACATTTGTATACCGTAGTAAAGTACAGGTATCTTAGAGATAAATACTAGAAATTGACTTTGTAACTTGCATCAAGATCAATCACTCCTAAATATTGTTGCTGATGAGAGCAGAGCATGAGAGCATCTCAAGCATACAATTTGACAGTTTACTTGATTGTTGCTGATGGGAGCATCTCGAGTGTAACACTTTTGATTGACAGTTCTCAACTTTCAAACACGAGCGTGATAAAGGACTTCTGTTAAACTTTCCCGCCACCTGAATAATAAATCTCAGGTGGCAAGTAATTTTTCATATTGATAAGCTGAAGGTCATCATCATTAGCTTTGCAACATCATGTCGAAGGAGTGCCTTTTATTTTGACAGCCTGCACATACCCAGTTTGACGCGAGAAGTCCGTTAGACCCGATGACGTGTTTCACCTCATTCGTTTATGCTACGTTCACTTTCTTGTCAAAACTAAGAAACTTCGAcatttccgacttgctaactggttgaaacGTGACACGTGTGTATTAATTACAACCCGTGTGTATTAGTTACAACCAGCAAGTCAGAAATGTCCTAGTTGCCGACAAGCACCCGAACGCGGCATTAGATAGCCAAAGTCGCCATGACGTCGCCTACAAGTGGGGATTTCTATTTTAGAAATTGAATTAATAGAACGGACGACAGCATTTAAAGCAATGATgtcataatgggtggactggcgagTGTACCCATAGGAGCAAATCAGGAATTAAAATCAGGAAATGTACCCATCAATCTGTGATGTGATATTTTgaatcaactcaactgacattacaaaaattacattacattaaattgcatgagccacatcagctagcatcatttgaatgaacattctacattaccatggaaatgattGCATCACAATGGAAACGATTGTCACAATAATAGGCAGCCATTGccagtgtacccatgagtttgtCAGCCAAATCGCAAGGGTTAGTGGATCCAAgcccattctatttctatgatttctTAGAGCTGGCCAGGTTGTAGTTCTAAAACCCGGAAATGAGTGACCTCTGGTTTGTTCAGCCATCCCTAATGGAAGAATGAATTGGAAAATAATAGGCTTTTGTAATAAATGCCCGAAAATAAgatctgaggttaacacaggcataagagatcttatacattttgttaTATGAGATAAaagcagtcagttaacatgacctttatgaattatgaagcctttatgtgctttatGCATAACCGTGGGAAATAGGGGTGccgagggtgctgcagcaccccctgaaaaatctgaataaaaaaaataatgaatataaaatatatattattttttgaaaaatatattgtttcacaaaagtagtgcactgggcctttactagcatTAGTGGACCGATATAGAGGTCTGTAGTgcaggcaaaacatttttttcaacATCTCAGCTTTGGCAAAAAAGGTAGTTGTATAATGAAGAACAAtatcttgcaggattcaatagttagaattgtaagagttgttgccctgACCCTGTTGCTGCGATTGTCATTCAAATAGGATCCAgagagaacaaaaccctgtctgtcctcaaacatttacatcaaaaggtgcaaagttatgggcaaagacacaaaacatccacatcaaattaCATATTTCTtcttcttgatcaaataacatggaaaacaaccattttttgtgcagtattaatttaccatccacttaatgtaaatgtacattactgtattgtacataggctggttatctaggtttgtacctgtagactttccatcaccatgaagaaaaacaatgcacaatacagtaattgagtatattgagacatcaagtggtttgtgatgatgtgatgatatGATGATGTGgctaagttggtagagcatggcatttgcaatgttagggttgtgggttccattcccatgggggaccagtatgaaaatgtatgcactcactactgtaagttgctctggataagagcttctaccgaaaaggaatgaatagaccatttcagttAACACATAGAAATAAGTTGCGTTTGCAAAGTATTTAAAGAAACtagaaaacatactgtatatcaaaCAAGTATTTTCatattccacaagtattatcagatactacaccggctctaatCGTACTACACTcagatgctcgtcggatgtgtcagggcttgcaaactattacagactacaaagggaagcacagctgagagctgcccagtgacacgagcctaccagacgagctaaataacttctatgttcgcttcgaggcaagtaacagtgaaacatgcatgagagcatcagctgttccggacgcctgtgtgatcacgctctccgcaaccgatgtgagtaagacctttaaataggtcaattaaacaggtcaacattcacaaggccgcagggccagacggattaccaggacgtgtactccgagcatgcactgaccaactggcaagtctttactgacatttccaacctctccctgtctgagtctgtaataccaatatgttttaagcagaccaccattgaaaggttggtcatggctcacatcaacaccattatcccaaaaaccctaaacccactccaatttgcataccgccccaacagatccacagatgatgtaatctctattgcactccacactgccctttcacacatggacaaaaggaacacctacagttgaagtcggaagtttacctacaccttagccaaatgcatataaactcagtttttcacaattcctgacatttaatccttgtttaaattccctgtcttaggtcagttaggatcaccactttattttaagaatgtgaaatgtcagaataatagtagagagaatgatttatttcagcttttatttctttcatcacatttccagtcggtcagaagtttacatacgctcaatgagtatttggtagcattgcctttacattgtttaacttgggtcaaatgtttagggtagccttccacaagcttcccacaataagttgggtgaatttttctataggattgaggttagggctttgtgatggccactccaatatcttgactttgttgtccttaagccattttgccacaactttggaagtatgcttggggtcattgtccatttggaagacccatttgcgaccaagctttaacttcctgactgatgtcttgagatgttgcttcaatatatccacataattttcctcctcatgatgccatctattttgtgaagtgcaccagtccctcctgaagaaaagcacccccacaacatgatgctgccaaccctgtGCTTAATGGctgggatggttttcttcggattgcaagcctccccctttttcctccaaacataacgatggtcattatggccaaatagttctattttcttttcatcagaccagaggacatttctccaaaaagtatgatctttgtccccatgtgcagttgcaaaccgtagtctggcttttttttggcgattttggagcagtggcttcttccttgctgagcggcctttcaggttatgtcgatataggactcgttttactgtggatatagatacttttgtacctgtttcctccagcatcttcacaaggttgtttgctgttgttctgggattgatttgcacttttcgcacaagtatgttcatctctaggagacagaacgcatctccttcctgagtggtaagacggctgtgtggtcccatggtgtttatactttcatattattgtttgtacagatgaacggccccttcaggcgtttggaaattgctcccaaggatgaaccagactcgtggaggtctacagttttttttctgaggtcttggctgatttcttttgattttcccatgatgtcaagcaaagaggcactgagtttgaaggtaggccttgaaatacatccacatgtacacctccaattgactcaaattatgtcaattagcctatttgaatcttctaaagccatgacatcattttctggaatttttgtagctgtttaaaggcacagtcaacttagtgtatgtaaacttctgaaccactggaattgtgatacagtgaattataggtgaaataatctgtctgtaaacaattgttggaaaaatgacttgtgtcatgcacatagtatgtgtcctaaccgacttgcaaaaactatagtttgttaacaagaaatttgtggagtggttgaaaaacgagttttaatgactccaacctaagtgtatgtaaacttccgacttcaactgtatgtgagaatgctattcattgactacagctcagcgttcaacaccacagtgcccttgaagctcatcactaagctaaggaccctgggactaaacacctccctctgtaactggatcctggactttctgacgggccggccccaggtggtaagggtaggtaacaacgcATCCGCCACGcttatcctcaacacgggggcccctcaggggtgctttctcagtcccctccagtactccctgttcactcatgactgcatggccaggcacgactccaacaccatcattaagtttgccaaatacacaacagtggtaggcctgatcactcaCTCATCAccacaatgatgagacagcctatagggaggaggtcagagacctgaccgtgtgatgcaaggacaacaacctctccctcaacgtgatcaagacaaaggagatgattgtagactacaggaaaaggaggaccgagcacgcccccattttcatggacagggctgtagtggagcaggctgagagcttcaagttccttggcatccacatcaccaacaaactaacatggtccaagcacaccaagacagtcgtgaagagggcacaacaaaacctattccccctcaggagactgaaaagatttggcatgggtcctcagatcctcaaatagttttacagatgcaccatcgagagcatcctgacgggttgtatcactgcttggtatggcaaatgctcggcctccgaccgcaaggcactacagagggtagtgcatacggcccagtacatcaccggggccaagcttcctgccatccaggacctctataccaggcagtgtcaaaggaaggccctaagaattgtcaaagactccagccaccttagccatagactgttctctctgctaccgcacggcaaatgGAACCGGAGcggcaagtctaggtccaaaaggctttttaacagcttctacccccaagccataagactcctgaacttgtaataaaatggctacccagactatttgcatttgccccccccccctcttctacgctgctgctactctctgttattatctatgcatagtcaccttaataactctaccaacatgtacatattacctcaattacctcaacaccggtgcccccgcacattgactctgtaccggtaccccctgtatatagccccgctattgttattcactgctgctctttaattatttgttattattatctcttacttttttaggtattttattaaaactgcactgttggttaagtgagtaagcatttcactgtaaggtgaatacctgttgtattcggcgcatgtgactaatacattttgttttagattaactgttttgtacagataattattAGACTCAAGTTGCAAATGCTGGTAAACATTCAAATACATTTAGTTATTTTTAAATCACAAAacaagttcactgtgcctttactagtcctgtattagcggaaCGATATTAGCGGACTGAGTGCGGGAAAACATCTTTCCTCCAAAAACGACAAATTCGCCATTCATTTCCCCCATAGGCTTTGTACAAACAACCATGGTGGAGGTAGTGCTTACAAAAAGACACCATTACTATTTATCTTTATTGGAGAAGCAGTGTTTGCCTATCTTCATACTGCACAGCCACTAGCCATCTCGTAGCTACTACTAGCATAATTTTAGGTTTTTCTTGGTAGAATGGATTGTTGTAGCTAGGAAGTTAGCTACCACTCTTTGATAATCATTGATAACAAACAACATAGCTAATATATTTTTTGGTGATGGTAACTTCCATCTGGCCTAAGTG comes from Salmo trutta chromosome 18, fSalTru1.1, whole genome shotgun sequence and encodes:
- the tomm22 gene encoding mitochondrial import receptor subunit TOM22 homolog; the protein is MAGIEELSPAVGPVDTRPPEGEIDEDEDEELDETFIERLWGLTEMFPDTLRSAAEVTVSSSVTMAKKLYSFSRAALWVGTTSFMILVLPVVFETERLQLEQQQLQQQRQILLGPNAGMSGGMPGMMPPAPVKM